One part of the Clostridium thermosuccinogenes genome encodes these proteins:
- a CDS encoding AMP-binding protein: protein MVERFLQQVEFTSYEDIVRNFKIKVPENFNFAYDVVDVIATETPDKTAMVWCDEKGNEAVFNFGQMKYYSDKAANFFRSVGIKKGDPVMLILKRRYEFWFCILALHKIGAICIPATHMLTKKDLVYRNNAADVKMIVCVNEPEVIKHVEDSEAESPTLKYKVLVGGSKEGWIDFNKEMENSPAEFTKPSGSEYTTNDDISLLYFTSGTTGMPKMVQHNFTYPLGHILTAKYWQNVQDGGLHLTVADTGWAKAMWGKLYGQWICGSAVFVYDYDKFVPSDLLNVISKHGVTTFCAPPTIYRFFIKEDLTKYDLSKLKYCVVAGEPLNPEVYNQFYKATGIKLMEAYGQTELTVVLGTFPWMEPKPGSMGKPAPGYEVDLVDEDGNSVDIGEEGQIVIRTDKLKPAGMFGGYYRDEALTKKVWNNDVYYTGDIAWRDEDGYFWFVGRADDVIKSSGYRIGPFEVESALLEHPAVLECAITAVPDPIRGQIVKATVVLTKNYKPSDALVKELQEHVKTVTAPYKYPRIIEFVDELPKTISGKIRRVEIRERDK from the coding sequence ATGGTTGAAAGATTTCTCCAACAAGTAGAGTTCACTTCATATGAAGATATAGTAAGAAATTTCAAGATAAAGGTACCGGAAAATTTCAATTTCGCATACGACGTAGTTGATGTGATAGCTACCGAAACCCCTGACAAAACAGCCATGGTTTGGTGTGACGAAAAAGGGAATGAAGCGGTATTTAATTTTGGTCAGATGAAATATTATTCCGATAAGGCGGCCAACTTTTTCAGGTCAGTAGGCATAAAAAAAGGCGACCCGGTAATGCTTATTCTAAAACGGCGTTATGAATTCTGGTTTTGCATCCTTGCCCTCCACAAAATAGGTGCAATATGCATCCCCGCCACTCACATGCTTACTAAAAAAGACCTCGTTTACAGAAACAATGCCGCCGATGTCAAAATGATTGTTTGCGTCAATGAGCCTGAAGTTATAAAGCATGTGGAGGACTCGGAGGCAGAATCTCCTACCCTTAAGTATAAAGTTCTCGTAGGCGGCAGCAAGGAAGGCTGGATCGACTTCAACAAGGAAATGGAGAATTCCCCGGCAGAGTTCACAAAGCCTTCCGGGAGTGAATATACAACTAATGACGACATCTCCCTGCTGTATTTCACATCGGGTACGACAGGAATGCCAAAAATGGTACAGCACAACTTTACATATCCCCTTGGACATATACTTACAGCCAAGTACTGGCAGAATGTCCAGGATGGGGGCCTCCATCTTACTGTAGCTGATACCGGCTGGGCAAAAGCGATGTGGGGCAAATTATACGGCCAGTGGATATGCGGAAGCGCAGTTTTTGTATATGATTATGATAAATTTGTCCCCAGCGATCTGCTGAACGTAATTTCCAAGCATGGCGTAACAACTTTCTGTGCGCCGCCGACCATCTACAGGTTTTTCATAAAGGAAGACCTCACCAAATATGATTTAAGCAAGTTAAAATATTGTGTCGTTGCCGGCGAACCGCTTAATCCGGAAGTATACAACCAATTTTACAAGGCAACCGGCATAAAACTGATGGAAGCATATGGTCAGACGGAGTTGACCGTCGTCCTGGGCACCTTCCCGTGGATGGAACCAAAGCCGGGTTCCATGGGCAAGCCGGCACCGGGATATGAGGTTGACCTGGTGGATGAAGACGGGAATTCGGTGGACATAGGTGAGGAAGGCCAGATAGTTATTCGTACGGATAAACTAAAACCCGCCGGAATGTTTGGGGGATATTACAGGGATGAAGCCCTCACTAAAAAAGTATGGAACAATGATGTTTATTATACCGGAGATATCGCATGGCGGGATGAAGACGGATACTTCTGGTTTGTAGGCAGGGCTGATGATGTGATCAAGAGCTCTGGATACCGTATAGGGCCCTTTGAAGTTGAGAGCGCCCTTCTCGAGCATCCTGCAGTTCTCGAGTGCGCCATCACGGCAGTTCCTGATCCGATCCGAGGCCAGATTGTAAAAGCCACGGTTGTGCTGACAAAGAATTATAAGCCCAGCGACGCCCTGGTAAAAGAGCTTCAGGAACATGTAAAAACCGTCACCGCTCCATACAAATATCCAAGAATAATAGAATTTGTAGACGAACTCCCTAAAACGATAAGCGGAAAAATCCGCAGGGTTGAAATAAGGGAAAGGGATAAGTAA
- a CDS encoding helix-turn-helix domain-containing protein — translation MSEQIRQIAERLKELRNIAGLSPEDLAAQLKIPVDTYKEYESGEVDIPVSFLYKVASMFNVELTALLTGEGPKLHTYSLVRAGKGVSIERRKEYKYQSLAYNFANKKAEPFLVTVEPEDESTEVRYNSHTGQEFNYVLEGRMKVIIDGHEVVLNEGDSLYFDSGINHAMRALDNKPAKFLAIII, via the coding sequence ATGTCGGAACAGATAAGGCAGATTGCCGAAAGGTTGAAAGAGCTGAGGAATATAGCAGGTCTTTCTCCGGAAGATCTGGCGGCACAGCTCAAAATACCGGTTGATACCTACAAGGAATATGAAAGTGGAGAGGTAGACATACCGGTAAGTTTTCTTTACAAGGTAGCAAGCATGTTTAATGTGGAGCTTACGGCATTATTGACCGGAGAAGGACCAAAGCTGCACACCTATTCTCTGGTCAGGGCAGGCAAAGGTGTAAGCATAGAGAGAAGGAAGGAATATAAGTATCAGAGCCTTGCATACAACTTTGCCAATAAAAAGGCAGAGCCTTTCCTGGTAACAGTGGAGCCTGAAGATGAAAGCACGGAAGTAAGGTATAATTCCCACACAGGACAGGAATTCAATTATGTTCTTGAAGGCAGGATGAAAGTAATAATCGATGGCCACGAGGTTGTTCTCAATGAAGGGGATTCTTTGTATTTTGATTCCGGCATAAATCATGCAATGAGAGCCTTGGACAACAAACCGGCCAAGTTTCTGGCAATAATCATATAA
- a CDS encoding LysR family transcriptional regulator, which translates to MDINFELYKIFYHTAKTGSFSAAARRLFISQSAVSQSIKSLEEKMGTQLFYRKTRSIKLTKDGELLFKHVEQAYNFLKGAENKIEEMQNLKSGEMRIGVGDTICKYYLMPCLRKFNSLYPNVHIRIINRTSAQIIENLKSGSADLGIVTMPVEDKSICVTEFLELEDVFVASKKFENLKDRILSPEELLKYPLLLLEKASSTRRCVDNYFNDKGIELHPEIESESIDLLLEFAKMGLGIAHVLRKSAIEAIKSGELFEIQLEEKPPMRKLGIATVKDVPLCKAASEFIHILRQEYEN; encoded by the coding sequence ATGGATATAAATTTTGAGCTATATAAGATATTCTACCACACCGCCAAAACAGGCAGCTTTTCGGCAGCAGCCCGAAGGCTTTTCATATCTCAGTCGGCGGTGAGCCAGTCAATAAAAAGTCTGGAAGAAAAAATGGGAACGCAGCTTTTCTACAGGAAAACCCGCAGCATCAAGCTGACCAAGGATGGAGAGCTCTTGTTCAAGCATGTCGAACAGGCATACAACTTTTTAAAAGGAGCAGAGAATAAAATAGAAGAAATGCAAAATCTGAAATCCGGGGAAATGCGCATAGGAGTCGGAGACACCATATGCAAGTATTATCTCATGCCCTGCCTTAGAAAATTCAACAGCTTATACCCCAATGTCCACATACGGATCATCAACAGAACCTCGGCTCAAATCATAGAAAATCTGAAAAGCGGTTCTGCCGACCTCGGCATAGTCACTATGCCGGTAGAGGACAAAAGCATCTGTGTGACAGAGTTTTTGGAACTGGAGGATGTTTTTGTGGCATCGAAAAAATTCGAAAATTTAAAAGACAGGATATTATCGCCCGAAGAGCTTTTAAAATATCCGCTCCTGTTGCTGGAAAAGGCCAGTTCAACCCGAAGATGCGTTGACAATTACTTTAATGACAAGGGAATTGAGCTGCATCCGGAAATAGAATCGGAAAGCATAGATCTGCTGCTGGAGTTTGCAAAAATGGGCCTTGGCATAGCTCATGTCTTAAGAAAAAGTGCGATAGAAGCCATTAAAAGCGGCGAGCTTTTTGAAATACAACTGGAGGAAAAGCCTCCCATGAGAAAATTAGGCATCGCCACCGTAAAGGATGTCCCCCTGTGCAAGGCCGCGTCCGAGTTCATCCATATTTTGCGCCAGGAATATGAAAACTGA
- a CDS encoding phosphoribosylformylglycinamidine synthase yields the protein MGQVRRIFVEKKKGFDIEAGGLYRDLRDNLGIKGLKSLRIINRYDIEGVSDDEYARSRDMIFSEPPVDLVYEEEIPISPDSRVIAIEYLPGQYDQRADSASQCVQMLTGGERPSVKTAKLIILEGEISDFEYEKIKSYCINPVESREASMEKPATLEDVPDMPEDIETINGFIKMTDEEMAELMESMGLAMSFEDLAFCRDYFKNTEKRDPTVTEIRVIDTYWSDHCRHTTFLTSIDGEEIESGHYSDAIRNAYSGYLKSRAVIHLGKDKDMCLMDLATIAMKELRRQGKLDDLDISDEINACSIVVNVEVDGFEEEWLVMFKNETHNHPTEIEPFGGAATCLGGAIRDPLSGRAYVYQAMRVTGSGDPRTRIEDTIPGKLPQRKITTGAAAGYSSYGNQIGLATGQVTEIYDEGFVAKRMEIGAVIGAAPKRNVVRSKPEAGDVIILLGGRTGRDGCGGATGSSKEHTEDSLLTCGSEVQKGNPPTERKIQRLFRNPEVSRMIKKCNDFGAGGVSVAIGELADGLEINLDAVPKKYEGLDGTELAISESQERMAVMVAPDDAEAFISAAREENLEAVKVAVVTSEGRLKMFWRGRSIVDISRSFLNTNGAKQSTRVVVSIPDKSGSPFSVLPAEIENNSDNLEKAWISNLQRLNVCSQKGLVERFDSTIGAGTVLMPFGGEHQLSPAEGMAAKIPVLKGDTVTGTVMTFGYNPSIAKWSPFHGALYAIIEAVAKVAAMGGDYRRARLTLQEYFEKLGKDPKKWGKPFAALLGAYYAQMRLGIPAIGGKDSMSGTFKDMTVPPTLVAFAVDTIDVRRVISTEFKKAGSQVVLLPLRRDEYDIPDFHQLDRNYSKVYELVQAGKVLAAHSVRYGGIAEAISKMCFGNKIGFVFEGSFGIKELFSPEYGSIILEIPEKEDVENLFKGYEYELLGRTQTDEAIDVNGTRIMLDVAIQKWQEPLETVFPTKVEERKETPVHYYFDRFRAIKSATVYAKPRVFIPVFPGTNCEYDTARAFEKAGGTVDMMVIKNLSARDIEESIETMVKKIENSQIIALPGGFSAGDEPDGSGKFIATAFRNPYIKDAVMRFLKQRDGLMLGICNGFQALIKLGLVPYGEIRDMDEDQPTLTFNTIGRHVSCMVSTKLVSTLSPWFSNLQIGEIHKVAVSHGEGRFVASPEVLESMAKNGQIATQYVDPDGNPTYDIRYNPNGSINAIEGITSPDGRILGKMGHSERVGSNVAVNIPGEKDQRIFEAGISYFR from the coding sequence ATGGGACAGGTGAGGCGGATTTTTGTTGAAAAGAAAAAGGGTTTTGATATAGAGGCCGGTGGGCTTTACAGAGATTTAAGGGACAATCTGGGCATAAAAGGGCTGAAATCGTTAAGAATAATCAACCGGTACGATATTGAGGGAGTATCCGACGACGAATATGCCAGATCCAGGGATATGATATTTTCTGAACCTCCGGTGGATTTGGTTTATGAGGAAGAAATTCCGATAAGCCCGGATTCAAGGGTTATAGCGATAGAATACCTACCCGGTCAGTATGACCAAAGGGCTGATTCGGCATCCCAGTGCGTCCAGATGCTTACCGGGGGGGAAAGACCGTCGGTAAAGACTGCAAAGCTCATAATCTTAGAGGGTGAAATTTCCGACTTTGAGTACGAAAAGATAAAATCCTACTGCATTAACCCGGTGGAAAGCCGGGAGGCTTCCATGGAAAAACCGGCCACTCTGGAAGATGTTCCGGATATGCCGGAGGATATTGAAACTATCAACGGTTTTATAAAAATGACGGATGAAGAGATGGCAGAGCTTATGGAAAGCATGGGACTGGCCATGTCCTTTGAGGACCTCGCATTCTGCCGTGATTATTTTAAAAATACCGAAAAAAGAGATCCTACCGTAACGGAGATAAGGGTAATCGACACTTACTGGTCGGATCACTGCAGGCATACTACGTTTCTGACATCTATAGATGGGGAGGAAATTGAATCGGGACATTATTCCGATGCCATAAGGAATGCCTATTCAGGCTACTTGAAGTCAAGAGCAGTAATCCACCTTGGAAAAGACAAGGATATGTGCCTGATGGATCTGGCGACGATAGCCATGAAGGAGCTGAGAAGGCAGGGAAAACTGGATGACCTGGATATATCCGATGAGATAAACGCCTGCAGCATAGTTGTCAATGTGGAGGTGGATGGTTTTGAAGAGGAATGGCTTGTCATGTTTAAAAACGAGACCCACAACCATCCCACAGAAATAGAACCTTTTGGTGGTGCCGCAACATGCCTTGGCGGTGCCATAAGAGATCCTCTGTCAGGCAGGGCTTATGTCTACCAGGCTATGCGTGTCACCGGCAGCGGTGATCCAAGGACGAGAATCGAAGACACCATCCCGGGCAAGCTCCCGCAGCGCAAGATAACCACAGGAGCTGCTGCCGGATACAGCTCTTACGGAAATCAGATAGGCTTGGCCACAGGGCAGGTAACAGAGATCTACGATGAGGGCTTTGTGGCAAAAAGGATGGAGATCGGAGCCGTTATAGGGGCCGCACCAAAAAGGAATGTGGTGAGATCAAAGCCGGAAGCAGGGGATGTGATAATCCTTTTAGGCGGAAGGACAGGCCGGGACGGATGCGGCGGAGCAACCGGATCTTCCAAGGAGCATACGGAGGATTCGCTGCTCACATGCGGTTCAGAAGTCCAGAAGGGAAATCCTCCCACTGAAAGAAAAATACAAAGGCTTTTCCGAAATCCTGAAGTAAGCCGCATGATCAAAAAATGCAATGATTTTGGAGCCGGAGGTGTTTCTGTTGCCATCGGCGAGCTGGCCGACGGTCTTGAAATAAACCTTGATGCGGTACCTAAAAAGTATGAGGGGTTGGATGGCACCGAACTGGCGATATCCGAATCCCAGGAGAGAATGGCTGTCATGGTGGCTCCGGATGATGCTGAAGCGTTCATTTCAGCAGCAAGGGAAGAAAACCTTGAAGCAGTGAAGGTGGCTGTTGTGACTTCGGAAGGAAGGCTCAAAATGTTCTGGAGAGGAAGATCCATCGTCGATATCAGCAGAAGCTTTCTGAATACCAACGGAGCAAAGCAGAGCACCAGGGTAGTGGTTTCAATTCCGGATAAAAGCGGCAGTCCTTTCAGTGTCCTGCCGGCAGAAATCGAGAATAATTCCGACAACCTTGAAAAGGCATGGATTAGCAATCTGCAGAGACTGAATGTATGCAGCCAAAAAGGTTTGGTGGAGCGGTTCGATAGCACAATAGGCGCCGGTACTGTTCTGATGCCCTTCGGAGGAGAACACCAGCTTAGTCCTGCTGAAGGCATGGCAGCCAAGATTCCTGTGCTGAAAGGGGATACAGTAACCGGTACTGTTATGACTTTTGGATACAATCCTTCCATAGCAAAATGGAGCCCCTTCCATGGAGCGCTGTACGCAATAATTGAGGCGGTGGCCAAGGTTGCTGCCATGGGCGGCGATTACAGGAGAGCCCGTCTTACCCTGCAGGAGTATTTCGAAAAGCTGGGCAAGGACCCCAAGAAATGGGGAAAACCGTTTGCCGCGCTGCTGGGAGCCTATTATGCCCAGATGAGGCTGGGTATACCGGCAATAGGTGGTAAGGACAGCATGTCCGGTACCTTCAAGGATATGACGGTACCTCCAACCCTTGTGGCTTTTGCAGTGGATACAATAGATGTTCGCAGGGTTATTTCCACAGAGTTTAAAAAGGCAGGCAGCCAGGTGGTTTTATTGCCCTTGAGAAGGGACGAATACGATATTCCGGACTTTCACCAGTTGGACAGGAACTATTCAAAGGTATATGAACTGGTACAAGCCGGAAAGGTGCTGGCCGCTCATTCAGTACGCTATGGTGGAATAGCAGAGGCCATCAGCAAGATGTGCTTTGGCAACAAGATCGGATTTGTTTTTGAAGGAAGTTTTGGCATCAAAGAGCTGTTTTCTCCGGAATATGGTTCCATAATACTGGAAATACCAGAGAAGGAAGATGTGGAAAATCTGTTTAAAGGATACGAATATGAACTCCTCGGCCGCACCCAGACGGATGAAGCGATTGATGTGAACGGAACCAGGATCATGCTGGATGTGGCAATACAGAAATGGCAGGAGCCTCTTGAAACAGTTTTCCCCACAAAGGTGGAAGAGAGGAAGGAAACTCCGGTACATTACTATTTTGACAGGTTCAGGGCGATAAAGTCCGCCACGGTATATGCAAAACCAAGGGTATTTATCCCTGTGTTTCCCGGCACCAACTGTGAGTACGACACTGCCAGGGCTTTTGAAAAGGCGGGAGGAACCGTGGATATGATGGTCATTAAAAACCTGTCCGCCCGCGATATTGAAGAATCCATTGAGACTATGGTAAAAAAGATAGAAAATTCCCAGATAATCGCTCTGCCGGGAGGGTTCAGCGCCGGAGACGAGCCTGACGGCTCGGGCAAATTCATTGCCACGGCTTTCAGAAATCCATATATCAAGGATGCGGTAATGCGCTTCCTGAAACAGAGGGATGGGCTGATGCTCGGAATATGCAACGGATTCCAGGCTCTCATTAAACTTGGACTGGTACCCTATGGAGAGATAAGAGATATGGATGAAGACCAGCCTACCCTTACTTTCAATACTATAGGACGCCATGTATCCTGCATGGTGTCGACCAAGCTGGTGTCCACCCTGTCGCCGTGGTTTAGCAACCTCCAGATCGGCGAAATCCATAAAGTGGCTGTATCCCATGGAGAGGGAAGGTTTGTGGCCAGCCCTGAGGTGCTGGAAAGCATGGCAAAAAACGGGCAGATTGCCACCCAGTATGTGGATCCGGATGGCAATCCCACTTATGATATCCGGTACAACCCCAACGGATCCATCAACGCTATTGAAGGGATTACAAGCCCTGACGGAAGAATTCTGGGTAAAATGGGGCATTCGGAAAGGGTTGGCTCCAATGTGGCGGTAAATATCCCCGGCGAAAAAGATCAGAGGATATTTGAAGCCGGAATAAGCTATTTCCGATGA
- a CDS encoding YkuS family protein yields the protein MDRTIAVEKELTPVIQYLSEKGYKVESIEFGSDYSKNIDKYDAVVVTGMNKDFLGMQDVVSKIPVIEARGMTAEQVYWQLNTSLKQ from the coding sequence ATGGACAGAACTATTGCGGTAGAAAAGGAATTGACGCCGGTTATCCAGTATCTTTCTGAAAAGGGATATAAAGTTGAGAGCATAGAGTTTGGTAGCGATTACAGTAAAAATATTGACAAATATGACGCTGTAGTTGTTACAGGCATGAACAAGGATTTTCTCGGGATGCAGGATGTTGTGTCAAAAATACCGGTTATTGAAGCAAGAGGCATGACTGCGGAACAGGTATACTGGCAGTTGAATACAAGTCTTAAGCAGTGA
- the asnB gene encoding asparagine synthase (glutamine-hydrolyzing) produces the protein MCGIAGWIDLKNNLHGQEKILEQMSQALSHRGPDAEGLWTSDHALIAHKRLIVVDPAGGCQPMVRRFGGYDYTITYNGELYNTVELREELKAKGYIFESNSDTEVLLISYIEWGSGCAERLNGIYAFGIWNEKEQSLFLCRDRFGVKPLFYALRGTSLIFASELKALLAHPEIQPEIDNEGLAEIFALGPSRTPGHGVFKNVYEVKPSHHILYNHQGLRMTRYWKLESHPHTDSLEDTITNVRNLLTDSIVRQLVSDVPVCTFLSGGLDSSIITAVAAQEFRDTGKGRLHSFSIDYTGNDQFFTPSSFQPDADAPWVKRMSDVAGTEHHYITFNSQEIADALKDALYSRDLPGMADIDSSLWLFSREVKKHSTVALSGECSDEIFGGYPWFHREEMFSRDSFPWIHPSDVRSTLLKPEVKDYIKPHEYVERRYRETISEVPALKGEDPTEARRREIFYLNITWFMSTLLDRKDRMSMASGLEVRVPFCDHRLVQYVWNIPWDIKTYGDREKGLLRQAAKGILPDDVIKRRKSPYPKTHDPYFEKIVNEMLIEILNDSASPLLRLIQKDKVLPLLNGKSDYGRPWFGQLMAGPQLAAYLIQIDLWMRSFKISIV, from the coding sequence ATGTGTGGAATAGCAGGATGGATAGATTTGAAAAACAATCTGCATGGCCAGGAAAAGATCCTGGAGCAAATGTCACAGGCATTATCACACCGCGGGCCGGATGCTGAAGGCTTGTGGACATCGGACCATGCCCTTATCGCCCATAAACGTCTTATAGTTGTTGATCCTGCCGGGGGATGCCAGCCGATGGTAAGGCGCTTTGGAGGCTATGATTACACAATCACCTATAACGGAGAGCTCTACAACACTGTTGAACTCCGTGAGGAGCTTAAAGCAAAAGGTTATATCTTCGAAAGCAACTCGGATACGGAAGTGCTTCTCATCTCCTACATAGAGTGGGGAAGCGGTTGTGCTGAGCGTCTCAACGGTATATATGCCTTTGGTATATGGAATGAAAAAGAGCAAAGCCTTTTCCTCTGCAGGGACAGATTCGGTGTAAAGCCTCTTTTCTATGCACTGAGGGGAACCTCCTTGATTTTTGCATCGGAGCTTAAGGCACTGCTTGCTCACCCGGAAATACAACCGGAAATTGATAATGAAGGGCTAGCTGAAATTTTTGCTTTGGGGCCTTCCAGAACGCCCGGGCATGGGGTGTTTAAAAATGTGTACGAAGTAAAGCCTTCCCATCATATCCTTTACAACCATCAAGGCCTTCGTATGACCAGGTACTGGAAACTGGAAAGCCATCCCCACACCGACAGCCTCGAAGACACCATAACCAATGTAAGGAACCTGCTTACAGATTCAATAGTCCGCCAGTTGGTTTCCGATGTCCCGGTATGCACCTTTTTGTCCGGAGGGCTTGACTCAAGCATAATAACTGCCGTAGCGGCACAGGAATTTCGTGATACGGGAAAAGGGCGGCTACACAGCTTCTCCATCGACTACACCGGCAACGATCAATTCTTCACTCCCAGCAGCTTCCAGCCGGATGCCGATGCTCCCTGGGTCAAACGCATGTCCGATGTGGCAGGCACTGAGCACCATTACATCACTTTCAACTCCCAGGAAATAGCCGATGCCCTTAAGGATGCTCTGTATTCCAGAGATCTTCCCGGCATGGCCGATATCGATTCATCCCTATGGCTGTTTTCCCGGGAGGTCAAAAAGCACTCCACCGTAGCCCTTTCAGGAGAGTGCTCCGATGAGATATTCGGCGGATACCCATGGTTTCACAGGGAGGAAATGTTCAGCCGCGACAGCTTCCCATGGATTCATCCGTCGGATGTGCGCAGCACGCTGCTGAAACCGGAAGTAAAAGACTATATAAAGCCCCACGAATATGTGGAAAGAAGATACCGGGAAACCATAAGCGAAGTACCGGCGCTGAAAGGGGAAGATCCGACGGAAGCAAGGAGGCGGGAAATTTTCTATCTTAACATTACATGGTTCATGTCCACCCTTCTGGACCGTAAAGACCGCATGAGCATGGCATCGGGGCTGGAGGTAAGAGTGCCATTCTGCGACCACCGCCTGGTGCAATATGTCTGGAACATTCCCTGGGATATCAAAACTTACGGTGACCGGGAAAAAGGGCTCCTCCGCCAGGCAGCGAAAGGGATTCTCCCGGATGATGTAATTAAGAGACGTAAAAGTCCATACCCCAAAACCCATGACCCATACTTTGAAAAAATCGTCAACGAAATGCTCATTGAAATACTTAACGACAGCGCTTCCCCTCTGCTGCGTCTTATCCAAAAGGATAAGGTACTGCCCCTGCTGAACGGAAAATCGGATTACGGCAGACCATGGTTTGGGCAGTTGATGGCAGGGCCACAGCTTGCGGCTTATCTGATACAGATTGACCTGTGGATGCGAAGCTTTAAAATAAGCATAGTATAG
- a CDS encoding Gfo/Idh/MocA family protein — MSIAIITETKSGPMREVKVGIIGCGGIANGKHMPSLKKLENVKMVAFCDIIEERAQKAKKDYGTEDAFVCTDYRELLKIPDIEVVHVLTPNVSHAEISIAALEAGKHVMCEKPMAASSKDARAMVEAAKRTGKKLTIGYQSRSTRTYQYARKLIQDGELGEVYYVKAPAVRRRGAPLWGVFLDKEKQGGGPMIDIGTHSIDAALYLIGNYEVASVTGSVYRKLADTAMYSNEWGIWDPKDFQVEDSAMGFVKFKNGATMVVEASWLLNVENGGHMTICGTKGGLEIRGDIVRINGEKNGSLYINDVKPNNTARELFKGENLTAEEYEAKQWIYSVVNDLPPLTKPEEACVVSEIIEAIYESAKTGKTIYFD, encoded by the coding sequence ATGTCAATTGCTATAATCACTGAAACCAAATCCGGCCCCATGAGGGAAGTAAAGGTCGGTATCATAGGATGTGGCGGAATCGCCAACGGAAAGCATATGCCCAGCCTCAAAAAGCTGGAAAACGTAAAGATGGTGGCCTTTTGTGATATTATAGAAGAAAGGGCCCAAAAAGCAAAGAAGGATTATGGCACGGAAGACGCTTTTGTTTGCACTGATTACAGGGAGCTTTTGAAGATACCGGATATAGAAGTGGTTCATGTACTGACCCCTAACGTATCCCATGCTGAAATATCCATTGCCGCGCTGGAAGCCGGCAAGCATGTCATGTGTGAAAAGCCCATGGCTGCTTCCTCCAAAGACGCAAGGGCTATGGTCGAAGCCGCTAAGCGCACCGGTAAAAAGCTGACAATAGGCTATCAGAGCAGAAGCACCAGAACATATCAATATGCCCGCAAACTGATTCAGGATGGTGAACTGGGTGAAGTTTACTATGTAAAAGCACCGGCAGTCCGCAGGAGAGGTGCACCGCTTTGGGGCGTATTTTTGGATAAGGAGAAGCAGGGCGGCGGCCCGATGATCGACATCGGAACCCATTCCATAGATGCAGCCCTCTATCTCATAGGCAATTACGAAGTAGCCAGCGTAACTGGCTCCGTATATCGCAAGCTGGCTGATACAGCCATGTACTCCAATGAATGGGGCATTTGGGACCCCAAGGATTTCCAGGTAGAAGATTCAGCCATGGGATTTGTCAAGTTTAAGAACGGAGCTACCATGGTTGTAGAAGCTTCCTGGCTGCTCAATGTGGAAAACGGTGGACATATGACCATCTGCGGAACCAAGGGTGGCCTTGAAATACGCGGGGATATCGTCCGGATTAACGGAGAGAAAAACGGTTCCCTGTATATCAATGATGTAAAACCCAACAACACTGCCAGAGAACTCTTTAAGGGCGAGAACCTGACCGCCGAGGAATATGAAGCCAAACAGTGGATTTACAGCGTGGTAAACGACCTTCCGCCTCTAACAAAACCGGAAGAGGCCTGCGTGGTCTCAGAGATTATTGAAGCGATCTATGAGTCCGCAAAAACCGGCAAAACTATTTATTTTGATTGA